Proteins from a genomic interval of Denticeps clupeoides chromosome 20, fDenClu1.1, whole genome shotgun sequence:
- the fam8a1a gene encoding protein FAM8A1 isoform X1, translating into MAAADDERDVSTTQYCAKLQEWMWSYYWGCAPPVPAVYYSLPDAFPWRPAQPSPAETPHWYSQVAFRAPSAAGPEPAPAGPGPRRVDGNAPQPGREYTIPSPLHRLLAETVDFFILFCVKATVVLWVMHLSGMKDISKFVMNFVVEEIDDNTSLEDLQKMMAVALVYRMLVCFYERPLHLRSSASGGRAEPRLGSSCSACAWSPATPLSWCGPIGFWSSRRPTSTVRALNKNFSIAFLFPVFITLLFFQHNRAVYDIVAGTIVVQRRGPR; encoded by the exons ATGGCGGCGGCTGACGACGAGCGAGACGTGAGCACCACGCAGTACTGCGCGAAGCTGCAGGAGTGGATGTGGAGCTACTACTGGGGCTGCGCGCCCCCGGTCCCCGCGGTCTATTACAGCCTGCCGGACGCCTTCCCGTGGCGCCCGGCCCAGCCCTCTCCCGCGGAGACCCCGCACTGGTACAGCCAGGTGGCCTTCCGTGCGCCGAGCGCGGCCGGCCCAGAACCGGCACCCGCAGGACCGGGACCGCGGCGGGTCGACGGGAACGCGCCCCAGCCAG GCCGTGAGTACACCATCCCTTCCCCTTTACACCGCCTCCTGGCGGAGACCGTGGACTTCTTCATTCTGTTCTGCGTGAAGGCCACGGTGGTGCTATGGGTCATGCACCTGAGCGGAATGAA GGACATCTCCAAGTTTGTCATGAACTTTGTTGTGGAGGAGATAGACGACAACACGTCTCTGGAAGACCTGCAGAAGATGATGGCGGTTGCCCTGGTGTACCGAATGCTGGTTTGCTTTTATGAG CGTCCTCTCCACCTCAGATCATCTGCATCTGGGGGGCGGGCGGAGCCACGCCTGGGAAGTTCCTGCTCGGCCTGCGCGTGGTCTCCTGCGACACCTCTGTCCTGGTGCGGCCCAATCGGGTTCTGGTCGTCCCGGCGACCAAC CTCCACCGTGCGAGCCCTGAACAAGAACTTCTCCATAGCCTTCCTCTTTCCTGTCTTCATCACCCTGCTGTTCTTCCAGCACAACCGCGCCGTTTATGACATCGTGGCCGGAACCATTGTGGTCCAGCGCAGGGGACCCAGATAA
- the fam8a1a gene encoding protein FAM8A1 isoform X4, with product MAAADDERDVSTTQYCAKLQEWMWSYYWGCAPPVPAVYYSLPDAFPWRPAQPSPAETPHWYSQVAFRAPSAAGPEPAPAGPGPRRVDGNAPQPGREYTIPSPLHRLLAETVDFFILFCVKATVVLWVMHLSGMKDISKFVMNFVVEEIDDNTSLEDLQKMMAVALVYRMLVCFYEIICIWGAGGATPGKFLLGLRVVSCDTSVLVRPNRVLVVPATNLHRASPEQELLHSLPLSCLHHPAVLPAQPRRL from the exons ATGGCGGCGGCTGACGACGAGCGAGACGTGAGCACCACGCAGTACTGCGCGAAGCTGCAGGAGTGGATGTGGAGCTACTACTGGGGCTGCGCGCCCCCGGTCCCCGCGGTCTATTACAGCCTGCCGGACGCCTTCCCGTGGCGCCCGGCCCAGCCCTCTCCCGCGGAGACCCCGCACTGGTACAGCCAGGTGGCCTTCCGTGCGCCGAGCGCGGCCGGCCCAGAACCGGCACCCGCAGGACCGGGACCGCGGCGGGTCGACGGGAACGCGCCCCAGCCAG GCCGTGAGTACACCATCCCTTCCCCTTTACACCGCCTCCTGGCGGAGACCGTGGACTTCTTCATTCTGTTCTGCGTGAAGGCCACGGTGGTGCTATGGGTCATGCACCTGAGCGGAATGAA GGACATCTCCAAGTTTGTCATGAACTTTGTTGTGGAGGAGATAGACGACAACACGTCTCTGGAAGACCTGCAGAAGATGATGGCGGTTGCCCTGGTGTACCGAATGCTGGTTTGCTTTTATGAG ATCATCTGCATCTGGGGGGCGGGCGGAGCCACGCCTGGGAAGTTCCTGCTCGGCCTGCGCGTGGTCTCCTGCGACACCTCTGTCCTGGTGCGGCCCAATCGGGTTCTGGTCGTCCCGGCGACCAAC CTCCACCGTGCGAGCCCTGAACAAGAACTTCTCCATAGCCTTCCTCTTTCCTGTCTTCATCACCCTGCTGTTCTTCCAGCACAACCGCGCCGTTTATGA
- the fam8a1a gene encoding protein FAM8A1 isoform X6, with product MAAADDERDVSTTQYCAKLQEWMWSYYWGCAPPVPAVYYSLPDAFPWRPAQPSPAETPHWYSQVAFRAPSAAGPEPAPAGPGPRRVDGNAPQPGREYTIPSPLHRLLAETVDFFILFCVKATVVLWVMHLSGMKDISKFVMNFVVEEIDDNTSLEDLQKMMAVALVYRMLVCFYERPLHLRSSASGGRAEPRLGSSCSACAWSPATPLSWCGPIGFWSSRRPT from the exons ATGGCGGCGGCTGACGACGAGCGAGACGTGAGCACCACGCAGTACTGCGCGAAGCTGCAGGAGTGGATGTGGAGCTACTACTGGGGCTGCGCGCCCCCGGTCCCCGCGGTCTATTACAGCCTGCCGGACGCCTTCCCGTGGCGCCCGGCCCAGCCCTCTCCCGCGGAGACCCCGCACTGGTACAGCCAGGTGGCCTTCCGTGCGCCGAGCGCGGCCGGCCCAGAACCGGCACCCGCAGGACCGGGACCGCGGCGGGTCGACGGGAACGCGCCCCAGCCAG GCCGTGAGTACACCATCCCTTCCCCTTTACACCGCCTCCTGGCGGAGACCGTGGACTTCTTCATTCTGTTCTGCGTGAAGGCCACGGTGGTGCTATGGGTCATGCACCTGAGCGGAATGAA GGACATCTCCAAGTTTGTCATGAACTTTGTTGTGGAGGAGATAGACGACAACACGTCTCTGGAAGACCTGCAGAAGATGATGGCGGTTGCCCTGGTGTACCGAATGCTGGTTTGCTTTTATGAG CGTCCTCTCCACCTCAGATCATCTGCATCTGGGGGGCGGGCGGAGCCACGCCTGGGAAGTTCCTGCTCGGCCTGCGCGTGGTCTCCTGCGACACCTCTGTCCTGGTGCGGCCCAATCGGGTTCTGGTCGTCCCGGCGACCAACGTGA
- the fam8a1a gene encoding protein FAM8A1 isoform X3, which produces MAAADDERDVSTTQYCAKLQEWMWSYYWGCAPPVPAVYYSLPDAFPWRPAQPSPAETPHWYSQVAFRAPSAAGPEPAPAGPGPRRVDGNAPQPGREYTIPSPLHRLLAETVDFFILFCVKATVVLWVMHLSGMKDISKFVMNFVVEEIDDNTSLEDLQKMMAVALVYRMLVCFYEHCLSVLSTSDHLHLGGGRSHAWEVPARPARGLLRHLCPGAAQSGSGRPGDQREPVCLHRASPEQELLHSLPLSCLHHPAVLPAQPRRL; this is translated from the exons ATGGCGGCGGCTGACGACGAGCGAGACGTGAGCACCACGCAGTACTGCGCGAAGCTGCAGGAGTGGATGTGGAGCTACTACTGGGGCTGCGCGCCCCCGGTCCCCGCGGTCTATTACAGCCTGCCGGACGCCTTCCCGTGGCGCCCGGCCCAGCCCTCTCCCGCGGAGACCCCGCACTGGTACAGCCAGGTGGCCTTCCGTGCGCCGAGCGCGGCCGGCCCAGAACCGGCACCCGCAGGACCGGGACCGCGGCGGGTCGACGGGAACGCGCCCCAGCCAG GCCGTGAGTACACCATCCCTTCCCCTTTACACCGCCTCCTGGCGGAGACCGTGGACTTCTTCATTCTGTTCTGCGTGAAGGCCACGGTGGTGCTATGGGTCATGCACCTGAGCGGAATGAA GGACATCTCCAAGTTTGTCATGAACTTTGTTGTGGAGGAGATAGACGACAACACGTCTCTGGAAGACCTGCAGAAGATGATGGCGGTTGCCCTGGTGTACCGAATGCTGGTTTGCTTTTATGAG CATTGTTTAAGCGTCCTCTCCACCTCAGATCATCTGCATCTGGGGGGCGGGCGGAGCCACGCCTGGGAAGTTCCTGCTCGGCCTGCGCGTGGTCTCCTGCGACACCTCTGTCCTGGTGCGGCCCAATCGGGTTCTGGTCGTCCCGGCGACCAACGTGAGCCTGTCTGC CTCCACCGTGCGAGCCCTGAACAAGAACTTCTCCATAGCCTTCCTCTTTCCTGTCTTCATCACCCTGCTGTTCTTCCAGCACAACCGCGCCGTTTATGA
- the fam8a1a gene encoding protein FAM8A1 isoform X5, which translates to MAAADDERDVSTTQYCAKLQEWMWSYYWGCAPPVPAVYYSLPDAFPWRPAQPSPAETPHWYSQVAFRAPSAAGPEPAPAGPGPRRVDGNAPQPGREYTIPSPLHRLLAETVDFFILFCVKATVVLWVMHLSGMKDISKFVMNFVVEEIDDNTSLEDLQKMMAVALVYRMLVCFYEHCLSVLSTSDHLHLGGGRSHAWEVPARPARGLLRHLCPGAAQSGSGRPGDQPPPCEP; encoded by the exons ATGGCGGCGGCTGACGACGAGCGAGACGTGAGCACCACGCAGTACTGCGCGAAGCTGCAGGAGTGGATGTGGAGCTACTACTGGGGCTGCGCGCCCCCGGTCCCCGCGGTCTATTACAGCCTGCCGGACGCCTTCCCGTGGCGCCCGGCCCAGCCCTCTCCCGCGGAGACCCCGCACTGGTACAGCCAGGTGGCCTTCCGTGCGCCGAGCGCGGCCGGCCCAGAACCGGCACCCGCAGGACCGGGACCGCGGCGGGTCGACGGGAACGCGCCCCAGCCAG GCCGTGAGTACACCATCCCTTCCCCTTTACACCGCCTCCTGGCGGAGACCGTGGACTTCTTCATTCTGTTCTGCGTGAAGGCCACGGTGGTGCTATGGGTCATGCACCTGAGCGGAATGAA GGACATCTCCAAGTTTGTCATGAACTTTGTTGTGGAGGAGATAGACGACAACACGTCTCTGGAAGACCTGCAGAAGATGATGGCGGTTGCCCTGGTGTACCGAATGCTGGTTTGCTTTTATGAG CATTGTTTAAGCGTCCTCTCCACCTCAGATCATCTGCATCTGGGGGGCGGGCGGAGCCACGCCTGGGAAGTTCCTGCTCGGCCTGCGCGTGGTCTCCTGCGACACCTCTGTCCTGGTGCGGCCCAATCGGGTTCTGGTCGTCCCGGCGACCAAC CTCCACCGTGCGAGCCCTGA
- the fam8a1a gene encoding protein FAM8A1 isoform X2 has translation MAAADDERDVSTTQYCAKLQEWMWSYYWGCAPPVPAVYYSLPDAFPWRPAQPSPAETPHWYSQVAFRAPSAAGPEPAPAGPGPRRVDGNAPQPGREYTIPSPLHRLLAETVDFFILFCVKATVVLWVMHLSGMKDISKFVMNFVVEEIDDNTSLEDLQKMMAVALVYRMLVCFYEIICIWGAGGATPGKFLLGLRVVSCDTSVLVRPNRVLVVPATNVSLSASTVRALNKNFSIAFLFPVFITLLFFQHNRAVYDIVAGTIVVQRRGPR, from the exons ATGGCGGCGGCTGACGACGAGCGAGACGTGAGCACCACGCAGTACTGCGCGAAGCTGCAGGAGTGGATGTGGAGCTACTACTGGGGCTGCGCGCCCCCGGTCCCCGCGGTCTATTACAGCCTGCCGGACGCCTTCCCGTGGCGCCCGGCCCAGCCCTCTCCCGCGGAGACCCCGCACTGGTACAGCCAGGTGGCCTTCCGTGCGCCGAGCGCGGCCGGCCCAGAACCGGCACCCGCAGGACCGGGACCGCGGCGGGTCGACGGGAACGCGCCCCAGCCAG GCCGTGAGTACACCATCCCTTCCCCTTTACACCGCCTCCTGGCGGAGACCGTGGACTTCTTCATTCTGTTCTGCGTGAAGGCCACGGTGGTGCTATGGGTCATGCACCTGAGCGGAATGAA GGACATCTCCAAGTTTGTCATGAACTTTGTTGTGGAGGAGATAGACGACAACACGTCTCTGGAAGACCTGCAGAAGATGATGGCGGTTGCCCTGGTGTACCGAATGCTGGTTTGCTTTTATGAG ATCATCTGCATCTGGGGGGCGGGCGGAGCCACGCCTGGGAAGTTCCTGCTCGGCCTGCGCGTGGTCTCCTGCGACACCTCTGTCCTGGTGCGGCCCAATCGGGTTCTGGTCGTCCCGGCGACCAACGTGAGCCTGTCTGC CTCCACCGTGCGAGCCCTGAACAAGAACTTCTCCATAGCCTTCCTCTTTCCTGTCTTCATCACCCTGCTGTTCTTCCAGCACAACCGCGCCGTTTATGACATCGTGGCCGGAACCATTGTGGTCCAGCGCAGGGGACCCAGATAA